From the Streptomyces sp. NBC_00390 genome, the window GTCGAGCGCGGAGGTCGGCTCGTCGAAGAGCATCACCTCCGGGTCCATGACCAGCGCCCGGGCGATGGCGACCCGCTGTTGCTGCCCGCCGGACAACTGGGCAGGGTAGGCGTCCGCCTTGTCGGCGAGGCCGACGCGCTCGAGGTTCTGCCGGGCGACCTCGGCAGCCTTCGCCTTGTCGCGGCGCAGCACGCGGCGTTGGGGCAAGGTGAGGTTCTCGGTCACGCTCACATGCGGAAACAGATTGAACTGCTGGAAGACCATGCCGATCCGGCGACGCACGGCGTCGATGTCCACATCCAAGTCGGTGACCTCGGTGCCGCCCACGAAGACCTGACCGGCGGTCGGCTCCTCCAGCAGGTTCACACAGCGCAGCAGCGTCGACTTGCCCGACCCCGAGGGGCCGATGACGCACACCACCTCGCCCCGGGCGATGTCCAGGTCGATGCCGCGCAGAACCTCGTTGTCCCCGAAGGACTTGTGCAGACCCCGGATCTCGATCTCGGCGCGGCCCGCAGCACTCACGGGCTCGGGCACCGGCGCTTGCTTCTGTGGCATCTCGTCCTCACTTGGCCTTTTCGGCGCGGGCCTCGAGGCGGCGCACCACAAAGCTCAGCGGCACGGTCACCAGCAGGTAGCACAGGCCGGCGACCAGGATCGGGGTGGAGTTGGCGGTCTGGCTCGCGAGGTCCCGGCCGAACTTGGTCAGCTCCCGCTCGTTCAGGGTGACACCGAGGAACAGCACCAGTGAGGAGTCCTTGAACAGCAGGACCAGTTCATTGGTGAGTGGCGGGATGACGATCCGGAACGCCTGAGGGATGATCACCGAGACCATGGCCCTGGCGTGCGAGAAGCCCAGTGAACGGGCTGCCTCCATCTGTCCCTTGGGCACCGCCTGGATGCCTGCCCGGATGGTCTCGGCCATATAGGCGGCGGCGACCAGACCGAGGCCGAGCGCCACTTGCCCGTAGACGCCTCCGGGGATCTGCGTACCCGGGAAGGCCAGCGGCACCGCGACGCCGACGAAGATGAAGATCAGCAGGGCCGGAAGGCCCCGGAAGATCTCGATGTACACGCTCGCGACCCACCGGTAGGGGGCCACGGACGACAGCCGCATCAGCGCGATGACCAACCCGAGCAGCAGACCGAACAG encodes:
- a CDS encoding amino acid ABC transporter permease; the protein is MTSRLTRRQRRRVSQGIQYAVFAAALALIGFQADWGRLQNQFAQKDIAEELFPAIITIALRNTVVYTLSGFLFGLLLGLVIALMRLSSVAPYRWVASVYIEIFRGLPALLIFIFVGVAVPLAFPGTQIPGGVYGQVALGLGLVAAAYMAETIRAGIQAVPKGQMEAARSLGFSHARAMVSVIIPQAFRIVIPPLTNELVLLFKDSSLVLFLGVTLNERELTKFGRDLASQTANSTPILVAGLCYLLVTVPLSFVVRRLEARAEKAK
- a CDS encoding amino acid ABC transporter ATP-binding protein, whose translation is MPQKQAPVPEPVSAAGRAEIEIRGLHKSFGDNEVLRGIDLDIARGEVVCVIGPSGSGKSTLLRCVNLLEEPTAGQVFVGGTEVTDLDVDIDAVRRRIGMVFQQFNLFPHVSVTENLTLPQRRVLRRDKAKAAEVARQNLERVGLADKADAYPAQLSGGQQQRVAIARALVMDPEVMLFDEPTSALDPELVGDVLAVMRLLAAEGMTMMVVTHEMSFAREVADRVVFMDGGVIVEQGPAEQVVGDPQHERTRNFLMRLLDPAAAEQPGPGDGPPSQGGSKGV